ttctttaatcttcttcggtggttccatatttagtatcgcctggattttgtcgggattcacctcaattcctctatgtgaaaccatgaaccccaaaaacttccttgacgaaactccaaaagcacacttgcttggattcaaTTTCATATTATACCATCGAAGTGTGTGAAAGgtttcttgaaggtcgtccagatgctTCCCCTCGTCCAAACTCTGTACCAGCATATCGTTTAcgtaaacctccacatttcgtcCGATTTGAGGgcggaacatgtggttaactagtctttggtaagtcgcccctgtgttttttaaactaaaaggcATTATCTTGTAGCAAAATAACTCTTGGCTAGTAATGAaggaagtcttctcttgatctgtctcgtccatctttatttggttgtagcctgagaaggcgtccatgaaactcagTAGTTTGTGACCTGCCGTCAAGTCCACCAGTtagtcaatgcgtggcaatggatagctatccttggggcaagccttatTTAAGTCAGTAAAATCCACGCACATCcaccacttgccattggcttttTTGACCATAACCACATTTGCTAACCAGTCCGAATAATAAACTTCCCGGATAAACTCCCCGGtaatcaacttctggacttcttctttgatggcattgtcttgCTCATGAGCAAAAACCCTTTTCTTTTGACGCACAGGTTTGAAGTAAGGATACACGTTCAAAcgatgggtaatgacacttgggtcaatacccggcatgtcttcatgactccacgTGAAGACATCAAGGCTCTTCTTCAAAAGCTGGACCAGAGTATACTTTGTCTCCTTTTCCATACTTGCCCCAATTCTAGTGGACTTCTCGAGGTTGCTCTCATCCAAAGGGACATCTTCTAACGCCTCAGTAGGTTCTGCTGTAATCCTTCTCTTGTCTATGCTCATTGTTTGCACGTGCTCGTCCATTGCCAACATGGCTAAGTAGCACTCTATGGCGGctaattgatctccttgtacttgacCCACTCTatgctcggtcgggaatttgacGGATAAAtagtaggtagaggttaccgccttccaacaaTTCAAAGTCGGCTttccaataatagcattatagGACGACgaacaatcaacaacaaggaagtttactTCTTTGGTTATCTGTTGCGGGTACGCTCCAACTACCACAGGTAATGTAATGGTGCCTACACgctgcaccttcattcctctaAATCCTACCAATGGAGAATTCACTGGTTGGAGTTGATCTCGTCTTAACCTCATTTGTTGAAAGGTGGGGTAATACAGGATGTTCGCCGAACTTCCATTGTCTACTAACATCCTCCTGGTCGTATAATCAGCAATGAGCAGGGTAATGACAATCGTGTTGTCGTGTGGATGGTGAACTCTTTCAACATCCTCGTCTGTGAACGTGATGGCTTGCTTGTCTACTTCCCTCGTCTTGGGAGATCGTCTGGACAGCTGGAtgttttgcaccaccttcaggtatgtcttccttgatttaGATGACCGAGCTGCTGAGGTTCCtcctataataactcttatttctccaagtgggggttgtgatgactcttccaccttggccttcagcTTCT
The sequence above is drawn from the Castanea sativa cultivar Marrone di Chiusa Pesio chromosome 5, ASM4071231v1 genome and encodes:
- the LOC142635434 gene encoding uncharacterized protein LOC142635434, whose product is MRLRRDQLQPVNSPLVGFRGMKVQRVGTITLPVVVGAYPQQITKEVNFLVVDCSSSYNAIIGKPTLNCWKAVTSTYYLSVKFPTEHRVGQVQGDQLAAIECYLAMLAMDEHVQTMSIDKRRITAEPTEALEDVPLDESNLEKSTRIGASMEKETKYTLVQLLKKSLDVFTWSHEDMPDNAIKEEVQKLITGEFIREVYYSDWLANVVMVKKANGKWWMCVDFTDLNKACPKDSYPLPRID